Genomic DNA from Hypomesus transpacificus isolate Combined female chromosome 19, fHypTra1, whole genome shotgun sequence:
AACTCAAATATGGGCACTGTGTGTGAGTACCGTCAGTCCTGATCTTCTTGGTGCCCtgtgaggaggagtgtgtgtgtgtgtgtgtgtgtgtgagtgagtgagtaccGTCAGTCCTGATCTTCTTGGTGCCCtgtgaggaggagtgtgtgtgtgtgagtgagtgagtaccGTCAGTCCTGATCTTCTTGCTGCCTTGTGAGGAGGGCAGGCTCCAGTCGTGTGTGTCGTCCTCCTGGACTGGACTGATGCTGCGCTTCCCTGGGGTCCtgccgaacacacacacgttaagagATAGTACACACAGTACAGGTAGGGGTGTGTGGGCGTGAGCTCGTGGCCCTCACCTGTGCTGTGTGTATCCATAGGAGGGTGCAGTGGAGGGTCGGACCCAGGCGTCTGCACCCCAGGAGGAGCCCCCTCCCTGGGcctgcctctcctgctgccGCCCCTGGACGTACTCTGCATACGTCTGGATACGGTAGCTCTCGGCATAGCGGCTGGTGTTCATGGCtggaggagcacagaggagggggggggccacagagaaagatgagaggagagaaggctagaggagagaaggctagaggagaggagaggagagagggggctgtggagaggagagaaggctagaggagaggagagagggctagatgagaggagagaggaggataggagagaggagggggctagaggagaggagagagggctagatgagaggagagaggaggagaggaggagaggagaggagagggggctagaggagaggagagagggggctaGAGGAAAGgcctagaggagaggagaaaggaggaggctagaggagaggagagagggggctaGAGGAAAGgcctagaggagaggagagggggctagaggagaggagagggggctagatgagaggaggagaggagaggagagagggctagatgagaggagagaggaggagaggagggggctagagaggagagagggctagaggagaggagagagggctagatgagaggaggagaggagagaggagagggggctagAGGAAAGgcctagaggagaggaggaggctagaggagaggagagagggctagaGGTAAGGAGACGgggctagaggagaggagggggctggaggagaggggtagaggaggagaggagactcaCCTATCTGAACCTGGTCAGTCTGACTCAGACACACAAAGGCAGACACGTCATCTATCCATGACACCTGGATGTTACCTAggcaacacacaacaccagggGTAGGTTgagcagagggagagtgagagcgacagacagaaagacaggcagacagacaggctcaccAAAGGCACTGAAGAGCTGATAGAGGTCGCTGGTCTTCCACTCCTTAGGGAAGGTGACGTACAGTACATGATCCCTCTTAGGCTGCACTGGAGACAGGAGAGCATTACCACCATCCTGCAAGtggaagtgtgtatgtgtgcgtgcgtgtgctcgtgtgtgtgtgcgtgcgtgcgcgtgggTGTGCTCGTGTGTACACACTCACAGTCTGGCCCGCTGATGTTGAGGTAGGGAATATCTATTATCCTCATCAGGAATAACCTGAATACGGATGGAGAGAAACACGAGACatgcaatgagagagagagacgggggtgacagacaggaagaggaagagcaggaaggGCTCTTACTTGTTGAAGAAGGGTTCGATGAGTTTGGAGTGAGAGCCGATGTGAGCCTTGGGGGGGGTCAGGAACGTGCCTAGGGGGATAGGACTGGTCAGCCAagagaggggggtgtgtgtaggtgtacctATGTGCTAGGGGGATAGGACTGGTCAGCCAagagaggggggtgtgtgtaggtgtgtgtacctaGATAGTTGGCCATAGAGATGAAGCAGAGCCCGGTGATGAAGGCGTCGTAGCCCGCTTCATGCAGCTGCTCCTGAGACGTGTCGTAACTAGGGAAACCAGGCGCTGTCTCTGATTGGACggaacacaggaagtgagggaaTGACAAGGTCACCAATATGAGTAGATGTTAGTAATCCTTTCATCCACCAAAAAGCCTTTAGTTAGCCAGACCTGGTTCAAGTACAGGACAACTTTCCTAAAACAAAATCCACAGCGACTCCTGGGTGGTCAGAAACCTAACCCTTCATGTTCTTACCAACTCTGGGGGACTTGAAGGGGCTCTCTTTCAACTGTTTCTCCAGCTCAGCCAGAGAAGTGTTGTTGATGAGTtcctaacacacatacacagtattaACAGACAACCACAGAGTAGAAGATGGCTGAACGTGGTACGGGAGGGGGTGGGtcagggttcaaaggtcagtTACCTTGAAGGGATGAGTGGAGGCCATAAGCTTGGTGTCTAACAACCTGgtagaacacagacacacacgttagcttgaggcacacacacacacgtacgcacacactagcatgggggggggggggagaaaccgTTCCTAAAGGAACACACAGCACATACCTGGGGAGAACACAGGTGGTGACCTCTTTGAAGTCTCTCAGGTCCTGTAAGGAGACAGACCGAAACCATTACGACTCAACGTCACTCAGAGGAACATAACTGTTCTCCGTGACGGTTCTCTGAGCCGAGTTTCAGAGCGCTGCAGTTCCACGTACCTCAGGCAGGGGGCAGTAGAACTGGTGGATGGTGTGCATCACATCCAGCAGCATGTTGTGTCCAACCACCAGCTttccctggggggagggggggagggggggcatgtCAACTActgtacacaccacacacacactagaatgTTTCCCTTCAGGTTTGGCAGTTAGACTTTGAGACACGGTTTGAGACTTACTGATCTGGAGATTAAGTGGATGACCCTGGAGAAACCCACAGCATCATTCAGCTcttcctacacacatacacaacacatacacGTTAGAAGGCAGCTTCCACTGTGGACAGgtcaaacatgtacacacacacacacgttagaaGGCAGCTTCCACTGTGGACGGgtcaaacatgtacacacacacacacacacacacgttagaaGGCAGCTTCCACTGTGGACGGgtcaaacatgtacacacacacacacgttagaaGGCAGCTTCCACTGTGGACAGgtcaaacatgtacacacacacacacacacacacacacctgctccctcTCGTGTCTCTGttgctgcctcctcctcctctcctcttcatcagCCTTGCTGATCTGGATGTAGCGCTCCTTCTACACACAAACAATGTACACGCATTCATACCTTTAGGGTCTGAACATGcatgtcatggtgtgtgtgtatgtgtgcgcacgCATGTGTCATGCATCAATGTCCAATGCTACCTTATCCGTTTCCACGGTTTCCACGTGCAGGCCCTTAGGGAACCTGAGAGGTGAACACAGGAAGTCCTTCATGTTTACTGTCAACTAACCAGGCTTGTTTACCAGGAGTACACCACCACAACTACAAGTACTCACTTCCAATTGAGCGTCTGGTAGATCAGCTTCCTCTGaaacctggagggaggggaagactgTGCTCAGTACACCagggattatgtgtgtgtgagacagagagacagacagagagacatacagagacagacaagagagagggagacagagacaagacaagagagagcatgagagggtTTACCAGCAGAGACATGATTACCCAGTACAAGGCTCCAGATCCACAGTCTTGTCTGAGTTGCTGAGAAGAGCCTCGACCTTCTCCCTgcagagaggtcaggggtcagagagaggtcaggggtcagagagaggtcaggggtcagagaggtgaggggtcagaGCTGGGGGGTTGCTACAGTGACAAGGTTGCTAGGAGAACTCACACCACGCGGTTGATGAAGTCTTTGTGCTCATCAGGGACGTGGGCGGGACCCTTGGAGGAAGGGGATATGTAAGAGGGCGTGGCCCCATTGGACTGGCTCCGCCTCTCCTCAACCTGCTCCCTCAACTGTGCTTCTTCTTCCTGGTTCAGGTAGGGGATCCCTATGGCAACaagagggtcagaggtcaggtcaAGTTTATCAACAGCACAGAAGTTATTTGCAAAGAAATGTTCTCGATTTCCAaacaatataataatataacctATAACATAGGTAACATAACATAttaggtagtgtgtgtgtgtgtgtgtgtgtgtgtgtgtgtgtgtgtgtgtctcatagcTCTCTCACCATGACAGAAGACCTTGTTGAAGTCAAACCCCTGACTGGCTAAGAAGTCTATGCTGGAGCTCTGAAACAAtaaaccatcatcatcatcttcatcaccaACACCACTATCATCATCCTCATGCTTAGCGACCAAGGTGAACTCACTTGGCATATGAACTTGATGTCAGGTGAAGTTCTGTTGAATGGCTTTGGAAATACGTAAAAGTTAAAAGACTTGATGATATACCTGTGGAAACACAAGCAGAGGGTTAGTggggaattgtgtgtgtgtgcgtgagtttgCCGTTACATGGCTTATGCATGTCTGTCTAGACTCACTTCGATTCTGCTTGGTCATACTTGAACGTGCACAGTCCAAACTGGAAGAGGAGAAACTCCATGGAatgctgagagagacagagaattccATGTTCGATGATGTCCCAGTGTGTCGTAttataattaagcaataagccccaagaggccgtgttttgcgctgattttagaacgtTTTGGGGCCTTGTATTGTCGCTGTAGTTATGACAACTAGCTAGCCTCACCTTTTTGAGCTTGGTATAGCGTTCTTCTGGCGTGTCCAGTCCGTTAGTGAGCGCGCTAACGTTAGGACCGTCACTTATACCTGCAAACATAAAACCgttagaaaaaaaaagaagcttccATGCCCTTGCATCCGATGCCACGGTTACGTTAGTAACCACATTAACCAGCCTGTATATTAGTACGTCGCTGCAACGCCTACTGTACCTGAAAACTCCCCGTCAATGGCTAGAAAATCAGCTTCCTCTATGGCGCTGTTTACAGTGCTTAAACTGTCTTTAAAATCTGAAATAAAAGATGCATCATAACTGTCATTACAGCTAAACACTTTCATTTGTAATGCTAGCTGGCACTAAACATGtagcagctagctagcattagctCCGGTTAGCGCTGTCAATTGGTAGAGCTAGCTCTAACTCCATGTTCATATAACGCTGTTCTGGCGTGTGAAGTCACCAACGAAATGTACACTTTGTTCATTAATATAATATGAACATAAAAACTCACAACGAACAGAAATCTCGACATTTATTTGTAAATGTTAGCCTAGCTTTTGGTACCATGTTAGCTTTTGGTGCCTGGCATTTCGACAATACTGAATTCCAGCAAATACACTGCCGGTcaaactagctagcaagctagccccGCATTCAAAAGGGTAAttttagctagcaagctagccccGCATTCAAAAGGGTAATTTTGGCTGGCAGGATAATGGTAAAAGACAACGACATTTAAGTCGTGTTGATTTAAGGGGATCTTTCTGGTGTGGCTTTTCAGTGCGAGGGTGAGAAGTGCATAATAACGACTTACTTTTCCGTGTCACCTCCATACTTGCAGCATATGTAAACAGAAGCTAACGGGAGACGGCTAAAAGAAGTCCCTTTTAACCTTTCCAGCTTGAGTACTTCCGGTGTTATGACGTTCAGTTTTAAATCATAATATGTCCTTTATCTAACGCCAATAGCTCTACATCGTTTGGGTCTGCTCTTATGAAACATGCAAGTGTAACAGACTTAGAAATACACTATGGGCTATGTGAGTTTTGCCGTAATCGAGCCGTCCTAGCGGCAGTTTGAGTGGTTGGAGTTAGTTCGGCGTACTGCAGGACTGCGTATTGTATTGTAATATTTGTGTGGAAATAACATATTTCAAGTGGAAATCTTTGATTCTTTGCATACACTATTTATTTTCCCATGTATTGTGAAGATTTCTGTATAGTTAAGTCCACTTAACTATACGTTTCTAAACATTGATTTGGCATTAAACTACATTTAAGATTTAGCATCAAAATAtgtacaaatgtatttgtaatgtggaaaaatatttttattattcTGTTATAGTATCCTGAAGTAACAGTTGTAGCCCAAGCCTACTGAAGCGGTAGACTTGACTGCATGATAATCCTAATGGCAGACACCAATGGCAGACAGCGAGTTCACTGTTTTGTCTTCCACTCTGTCTCCCACAGACAACTTCCAGAGCTAAAGAATGTTTTCGTCTCTTCATTGTTTGACTGTTTAATCATCGTTAAACAAACTCAAACGGTGTTTAACGGCAGATAAATGTATTCAATCGATTTCACTTAGGTGGCGTTGTCTCGGTTTTCTACTTTTGACTctagagggttggggggggggggttgactcTTCATTTGACATTACATGACTGAAAGTCAAAAACGGTCTAATTGTTAATAAACAACCAAATTGGCTAAAACAACCAAAAAGTGTTCCAGTCAACCTCCCTAAGCCCCGGCCTACAGAGGAGACCCATTGGACAGATCCACATGATTGCTGGCGCCCCTCAGTGATTGGAAAAGGTCATAGCATCTGGTCCTGATCTAATTGCAGTGGCGCTTGTATATGAAACATGATATGACAATCAATATTACCGCCCCCACCAGCCCTgcaatgagccaggagagccAGGAGAGCCTGTTTACTgtggaaagaagagagagaggacaaggagaggaggagagacgaggagaaggggagaggagaggacaaggagaggaggagagacgaggagagggggagaggagagggagaggacaaggagaggaggagagacgaggagagggggagaggagaggagagggagaggacaaggagaggaggacagacgaggagagggagaggacaaggagaggaggagagacgaggagagggggagaggagaggagagggagaggacaaggagaggaggagagacgaggagagggggagaggagagggagaggacaaggagaggaggagagacgaggagagggggagaggagagggagaggacaaggagaggaggacagacgaggagagggagaggacaaggagaggaggagagacgaggagagggggagaggagagggagaggacaaggagaggagaagagacgaggagagggggagaggggaggagaggacaaggagaggaggagagacgaggagagggggagaggacgaagagaggagagagaggtgggatgggagaggagggggagaggaaataCAGTATTATTCCTCAAAGCATTTGGAACTATTTTCAAGTGAATGCTACAttaatacattttcaatgtATTTGTTTTCCAGCTGTATTCAAACACTTCTCAAATATTTGACCATTGAGCCATACTCATCCTcctcacctttgacctccacCAGGTACGTTATGGCATCAGTCCCTTGGCTGTTCTGGACAGTACACGTgtaatttcctgtgtgcttcacGTCATGGAGGATGAGGACCGATGTATTGAGGGTGTGGCCAAGACCTTGGGGGATTGTCCAGGAGTATGAGGGGGTGGGCTTAGCTCGCGCTGTGCAGTTTAGTTCCAGAGTGTCTCCTTCAGTGATGCTGACTGGCGGTTATGAATCTAGATGCGTCTGTATTCTGGGGCGgtctggaggggagagaagaggacagagggaggggtgagaggaggaggagagagggaggggtgagaggaagagtagagagggaggggtgagactaggaggagagagggaggggtgagaggacgaggagagagggaggggtgagaggacgaggagagagaggacaaggagagagggaggggtgagaggaggaggagaaagggaggggtgagaggaggaaagaggggtgagagagggagggaagggtgagaggaggaggagagaaggagtggtgagaggaggaggagagagggaggggtgagaggacgaagagagagggaggggtgagaggaggaggagagagggaggggtgagaggaggagagagggaggggtgagaggaggaggaaagagggaggggtgagaggacgaggagagagggaggggtgagaggacgaggagagagggaggggtgagaggacgaggagagagggaggggtgagaggaggaaagaggggtgagaggaggaggagagaggaaggggtgagaggaggaaagaggggtgagaggaggaaagaggggtgagaggaggaggagagaggggtgagaggaggaggagtgagaggaggaggagagaggggggagagaggggtgagagggggaggagagagaaggaggtaagaggagtgagaggagtgaaaggaggaggagagagaggtgaggatggtAGTGGAGAAAACACTCG
This window encodes:
- the parn gene encoding poly(A)-specific ribonuclease PARN isoform X1, which codes for MEVTRKNFKDSLSTVNSAIEEADFLAIDGEFSGISDGPNVSALTNGLDTPEERYTKLKKHSMEFLLFQFGLCTFKYDQAESKYIIKSFNFYVFPKPFNRTSPDIKFICQSSSIDFLASQGFDFNKVFCHGIPYLNQEEEAQLREQVEERRSQSNGATPSYISPSSKGPAHVPDEHKDFINRVVEKVEALLSNSDKTVDLEPCTGFQRKLIYQTLNWKFPKGLHVETVETDKKERYIQISKADEEERRRRQQQRHEREQEELNDAVGFSRVIHLISRSGKLVVGHNMLLDVMHTIHQFYCPLPEDLRDFKEVTTCVLPRLLDTKLMASTHPFKELINNTSLAELEKQLKESPFKSPRVETAPGFPSYDTSQEQLHEAGYDAFITGLCFISMANYLGTFLTPPKAHIGSHSKLIEPFFNKLFLMRIIDIPYLNISGPDLQPKRDHVLYVTFPKEWKTSDLYQLFSAFGNIQVSWIDDVSAFVCLSQTDQVQIAMNTSRYAESYRIQTYAEYVQGRQQERQAQGGGSSWGADAWVRPSTAPSYGYTQHRTPGKRSISPVQEDDTHDWSLPSSQGSKKIRTDGTHSLTHTHSSSQGTKKIRTDGTHSLTHTHTHTHSSSQGTKKIRTDGVVDSKTTEGWLNTTSPSDLSGTSPTQEEESPEASQPISETGAVAWQQQPPANQQPANQKRKGRKNQKKTEVETGPEAAPLYDVPQVW
- the parn gene encoding poly(A)-specific ribonuclease PARN isoform X2, yielding MEVTRKNFKDSLSTVNSAIEEADFLAIDGEFSGISDGPNVSALTNGLDTPEERYTKLKKHSMEFLLFQFGLCTFKYDQAESKYIIKSFNFYVFPKPFNRTSPDIKFICQSSSIDFLASQGFDFNKVFCHGIPYLNQEEEAQLREQVEERRSQSNGATPSYISPSSKGPAHVPDEHKDFINRVVEKVEALLSNSDKTVDLEPCTGFQRKLIYQTLNWKFPKGLHVETVETDKKERYIQISKADEEERRRRQQQRHEREQEELNDAVGFSRVIHLISRSGKLVVGHNMLLDVMHTIHQFYCPLPEDLRDFKEVTTCVLPRLLDTKLMASTHPFKELINNTSLAELEKQLKESPFKSPRVETAPGFPSYDTSQEQLHEAGYDAFITGLCFISMANYLGTFLTPPKAHIGSHSKLIEPFFNKLFLMRIIDIPYLNISGPDLQPKRDHVLYVTFPKEWKTSDLYQLFSAFGNIQVSWIDDVSAFVCLSQTDQVQIAMNTSRYAESYRIQTYAEYVQGRQQERQAQGGGSSWGADAWVRPSTAPSYGYTQHRTPGKRSISPVQEDDTHDWSLPSSQGSKKIRTDGVVDSKTTEGWLNTTSPSDLSGTSPTQEEESPEASQPISETGAVAWQQQPPANQQPANQKRKGRKNQKKTEVETGPEAAPLYDVPQVW